GTCCAGAATTTGTTGCATCCTATCTGTAGATGATAATTGCTTTAATTTCGGAAATTTTCTTACAAGAACTGCCTCACTCGTTCTCAAACGATTCCTTCTATCCTCTTCATTATCATTTAGCAAAATACAAATATTACGACCGAAGAAAGACATTTCAGAATTATCTATTTCTTCCTCTATATCATCATCTTCATCGAACTCGTCCTCATCTTCATACTCATCTTCTTCATATTCATCATCTCTATAATAACTATCCATATAATTATCGTTTCTATTTGCCATATTGATCCTTTCTGAGTCATATGTTGACTGTTGCATCATTCTATTTTTTCCCCACATCTCATCCATTTCTTGTTTAACACGTTCTTCCTCAAAAATATCCTCTGATGCTTTTTGAGGTTGTGAATTTGAGCTCTCTTTATCACTTGATGATTTACCGCCCTTAACCATAGCTGTTACTGTAACGCCCACAATACCGGCACCTATAATATCAGCTATCGCTTTTGTGAAATCCTTCTCATTTGCCATATGGTCCTTCAATCTAAATATATGGAAACCTTGAATATAACATATAAAATTACCATGACATCATTTGTCATTCTTAATATATCTTCCTGTCTTTATCCTATCATCCTTCGGTTTCTCCGCATCTTCTGGTATTGCCCAAGTATTGCCAAACTTAACTGCTCCTTTAATACGTCCTTCCAAACATAATGTATTGATTCTTCGCTCACCTATTCCCCACTTCCTTGATACTTCAGCAATTTTTAAATATCCGTTCATACATTACCTCACAAATAGAAAACAGCAGTATTAATTTGCTCTTGTTGCAAGCAAACTAACACTGCCTCGTTTACAGTACAACTGGCTGACATTTTACAGTCCCTCTAGCTTTGCGTCATAGATTTTCATCTACTTTGCCTATTTATATC
This genomic window from Roseburia sp. 831b contains:
- a CDS encoding DNA-binding protein; its protein translation is MNGYLKIAEVSRKWGIGERRINTLCLEGRIKGAVKFGNTWAIPEDAEKPKDDRIKTGRYIKNDK